From one Phycisphaerae bacterium genomic stretch:
- a CDS encoding class I SAM-dependent methyltransferase — protein MMETDDKQRFAHMAEDYDQVAPFLVPMYDFIQQEMIRLADLAAMPRPRIVDLGAGGGRFLERVLAVCPQATCYWVDSSESFLAVARRRLARFGEQINYILSPMEGDWTRQIDHPVNCVFSMSAIHHLERHEKKALYARCFGLLAEGGWFINGDEMKTLDENAYRSSLDFWVRHVQGRADHIPPALVENARRWCGHFDGWKRRNIERIDQPKTKGDDLHEPFIDQMRWLKDTGFAGVDIFVKYHLWCVIGGRKPIQA, from the coding sequence ATGATGGAGACCGATGACAAGCAGCGTTTTGCCCATATGGCCGAGGACTATGACCAGGTAGCCCCCTTCCTGGTGCCGATGTACGATTTCATACAGCAGGAGATGATTCGATTAGCCGACTTGGCCGCAATGCCAAGGCCGCGAATTGTCGACCTGGGTGCCGGCGGCGGCCGATTTCTGGAGAGGGTGCTGGCGGTCTGCCCGCAGGCCACCTGCTACTGGGTGGATTCATCCGAGAGTTTCCTCGCCGTCGCGAGGCGGCGTCTGGCAAGATTCGGCGAGCAGATCAACTACATTCTCTCGCCTATGGAAGGTGACTGGACGCGGCAGATCGACCATCCCGTGAATTGCGTATTCTCCATGTCCGCCATCCATCATCTGGAGCGGCACGAAAAGAAAGCCCTTTATGCTCGCTGCTTTGGACTGTTGGCCGAGGGGGGCTGGTTTATCAACGGCGACGAAATGAAGACACTCGACGAAAACGCCTATCGGTCCAGCCTCGATTTCTGGGTGCGCCACGTCCAAGGCCGGGCCGATCACATCCCACCTGCATTGGTCGAGAATGCTCGGCGATGGTGCGGGCATTTCGACGGCTGGAAGCGGCGCAACATCGAACGCATCGACCAGCCGAAAACCAAAGGTGATGACCTGCACGAGCCTTTCATCGATCAGATGCGGTGGCTGAAGGACACCGGTTTCGCGGGAGTTGACATCTTCGTCAAGTACCACCTGTGGTGCGTGATCGGGGGCAGAAAGCCGATCCAAGCTTGA
- the aroE gene encoding shikimate dehydrogenase, with amino-acid sequence MTSLCVPLTADNCQAMAEQIAQATRLGADMVELRLDHLREPSLDAVRALMDRAGHFSVDVLMTCRLAEEGGNFTGSEEQRVRLFEAAALVGGDYIDVELAAWRRSALLRDRVDALRLGRDPSRPLKLILSRHDFEKTPPDLLNILEDMAREPCDVVKLATKAESIVDSLRVLDALRESAGKRPTIALAMGEAGIPTRVLARKLGAMLTFASLEAGKESAPGQVTAADMLGLYRWNSIGPATAVYGVIGCPVGHSMSPAIFNAAFTAAGCDAVYLPLRIEPPYEDFAAFIDGCLSRPWLNLSGCSVTIPHKENLLRYVAEHGGTVEPLAKRIGAANTLHVQTGEPSLGACNTDYRGAMDALCAGICCTREELGRLSVAVLGAGGVSRAIVAGLRDCGCRVTIYNRTFERARTLAAEFGAEARPLNQAADHEADIIINGTSIGMWPNVDDTPLPADALLGKPVVFDTIYNPIETRLLREARLRGCRTVDGVSMFVNQAAAQFERWIGRPAPVDILRDVLLRRLGR; translated from the coding sequence ATGACCTCTCTCTGTGTCCCACTGACCGCCGACAATTGCCAGGCCATGGCGGAGCAGATCGCGCAGGCAACGCGCCTCGGCGCGGACATGGTTGAGCTGCGTCTGGATCACCTGCGGGAACCCAGCCTCGATGCGGTGCGGGCACTGATGGACCGGGCGGGGCATTTCTCGGTGGATGTGCTCATGACATGCCGTCTGGCCGAGGAAGGCGGCAACTTCACCGGCAGCGAGGAGCAACGTGTCAGGCTGTTCGAAGCGGCGGCCCTGGTCGGCGGTGACTACATCGATGTTGAGTTGGCCGCGTGGCGACGGTCGGCCCTGTTGCGGGACCGGGTCGACGCGCTTCGGCTGGGGCGAGACCCGTCCCGGCCGTTGAAGCTGATTCTCTCGCGCCACGATTTCGAGAAGACTCCGCCGGACCTGTTGAACATCCTGGAAGACATGGCTCGCGAGCCGTGCGACGTGGTCAAGCTAGCTACAAAGGCTGAGAGTATCGTTGACTCACTGCGTGTGCTGGATGCGCTGCGTGAGTCGGCCGGCAAACGACCGACGATCGCGCTGGCCATGGGCGAAGCCGGCATCCCAACGCGTGTTCTGGCCCGCAAGCTCGGCGCGATGCTGACCTTTGCCTCGCTGGAGGCGGGCAAGGAATCGGCACCCGGCCAGGTTACGGCGGCGGACATGCTCGGCCTGTACCGGTGGAACTCGATCGGTCCGGCGACGGCGGTCTACGGCGTGATCGGCTGTCCGGTGGGGCACTCGATGAGTCCGGCGATCTTCAATGCTGCTTTCACCGCGGCGGGCTGTGACGCGGTCTACCTGCCGCTACGTATTGAGCCGCCGTATGAAGACTTCGCCGCCTTCATTGACGGGTGCCTGTCGCGGCCATGGCTGAATCTGAGCGGGTGCAGTGTGACGATTCCTCACAAGGAGAACCTGCTGCGGTACGTGGCCGAGCACGGCGGGACCGTCGAACCGCTGGCCAAGCGAATCGGCGCGGCCAACACGCTGCACGTCCAGACCGGTGAACCGTCGCTCGGTGCCTGCAATACCGATTATCGTGGCGCGATGGACGCCCTGTGTGCAGGCATCTGCTGTACGCGCGAGGAGTTGGGTCGACTCTCGGTTGCCGTTCTCGGGGCCGGTGGTGTCAGCCGGGCCATCGTGGCCGGTTTGCGCGACTGCGGCTGCCGGGTAACGATTTACAATCGCACCTTCGAGCGGGCCAGGACGCTGGCCGCCGAGTTCGGGGCCGAGGCACGGCCGTTGAACCAAGCGGCCGATCATGAGGCCGATATCATCATCAACGGGACGAGTATCGGCATGTGGCCGAATGTGGATGACACCCCCCTGCCCGCCGACGCCTTACTCGGAAAGCCGGTCGTCTTCGATACCATCTATAATCCGATCGAAACCCGCCTGTTGAGAGAAGCCCGCCTGCGAGGTTGTCGAACCGTCGACGGGGTATCGATGTTCGTCAACCAAGCTGCCGCCCAGTTCGAGCGCTGGATCGGCCGGCCGGCGCCCGTCGACATTCTGCGCGACGTTCTGCTGCGGCGTCTCGGGCGCTGA
- a CDS encoding class I SAM-dependent methyltransferase, producing the protein MRTVLRPDNPFGPGRHGFAWEHVPSGRRCHLDFGCGSGRFLETLRDKGFQRLIGIDASREAIEAGRRERPGLELIHRREPLPLPFADREIDSISLLDVLEHVVNQKGLLAELHRVLKDDGVLIVTVPGLHVFSCLDLGNLKFRFPRLHRWFYRLRHSQEDYEHRYAANPDGLIGDISAEKRWHEHFSREDLAGLLSGAGFEVSLFDGSGFFMRLLAPFHHLTRPVGPVNRMFQKLQRGDHLRYESANLFCVARKRPVTG; encoded by the coding sequence ATGAGAACCGTGCTTCGCCCGGACAATCCGTTCGGTCCCGGCCGTCACGGCTTTGCATGGGAGCACGTGCCATCCGGCAGGCGGTGCCACCTGGATTTCGGCTGCGGGAGCGGGCGTTTTCTGGAAACGCTCAGGGACAAGGGCTTTCAGCGGCTGATCGGGATTGACGCCTCGCGGGAAGCGATCGAGGCCGGACGCCGCGAGCGGCCCGGATTGGAACTCATCCACCGCAGGGAACCGCTCCCATTGCCGTTCGCAGACCGGGAGATCGATTCCATCAGCCTTCTCGACGTGCTTGAGCACGTGGTGAATCAGAAAGGCCTGCTTGCGGAGCTCCATCGCGTGCTCAAGGATGACGGAGTACTGATCGTCACGGTGCCGGGCCTCCATGTCTTTTCCTGTTTGGACCTGGGCAATCTCAAGTTTCGTTTTCCGCGGCTGCACCGATGGTTCTACCGTCTGCGACATTCTCAGGAAGATTATGAACATCGTTACGCGGCCAACCCGGACGGACTGATAGGCGACATCTCGGCCGAAAAACGATGGCATGAGCACTTTTCTCGCGAGGACCTGGCCGGGTTGCTGTCCGGTGCCGGCTTCGAGGTGAGCCTGTTTGACGGCAGCGGTTTTTTCATGCGACTTCTGGCACCATTCCATCATCTCACGCGTCCGGTCGGTCCCGTGAACCGCATGTTTCAGAAGCTCCAGCGGGGCGATCACCTGCGATACGAATCGGCCAACCTGTTCTGTGTCGCCCGCAAACGACCGGTAACGGGTTGA
- a CDS encoding argininosuccinate synthase, with amino-acid sequence MALQVKKVVLAYSGGLDTSVILPWIKETYNCEVIAFAAELGQGDELKNLRKKALDSGASEYVERDLREEFVKDFLWPMLRSGAVYEGKYLLGTSIARPLIAKEQVKVAHEYGADAVAHGATGKGNDQVRFELTYMALDPSLKVIAPWKDPRFELRSREAAVAYAEARGIPIEQSKKKIYSRDRNFWHISHEGAELEGTWAEPQDRMLVLSVPIEKAPNTPAYVEVNFEQGTPVGLNGKRMDGISILTRLNELGGKHGVGQVDLVENRLVGMKSRGVYETPGGTILYEARRALEGICLDRETLHYKEIVSHRYAELVYYGQWYSPLRHALDAFFTQVNKPLTGTARIKLYKGNCRAVGTKSPRSLFIPALASFTMGAEYDSTDAIGFIRLFGLPMKVNGIVRRQAARASRARAARKKK; translated from the coding sequence ATGGCACTCCAAGTCAAGAAAGTCGTGCTTGCCTATTCCGGCGGGCTGGACACCAGCGTGATTCTGCCGTGGATCAAGGAAACGTACAACTGCGAGGTCATCGCCTTTGCGGCCGAGCTGGGCCAGGGCGACGAGCTTAAGAACCTCCGCAAGAAGGCCCTCGACAGCGGAGCCAGCGAGTATGTCGAGCGCGATCTGCGCGAGGAGTTCGTCAAGGACTTCCTTTGGCCGATGCTAAGGAGTGGAGCAGTCTACGAGGGCAAGTATCTGCTGGGCACCTCCATCGCACGGCCGCTGATCGCCAAGGAGCAGGTCAAGGTGGCCCACGAGTATGGTGCCGACGCCGTGGCTCACGGGGCAACCGGCAAGGGGAATGACCAGGTGCGTTTCGAGCTGACCTACATGGCGCTTGACCCGTCGCTCAAGGTGATCGCCCCCTGGAAGGACCCGCGTTTCGAGCTGCGCAGCCGTGAGGCGGCCGTCGCCTATGCCGAGGCCCGCGGCATTCCCATCGAGCAATCCAAGAAGAAGATCTACTCTCGCGATCGCAATTTCTGGCACATCTCGCACGAGGGAGCCGAGCTGGAGGGCACTTGGGCCGAGCCGCAGGATCGCATGCTGGTCCTGAGCGTGCCGATCGAAAAGGCCCCGAACACGCCGGCTTATGTCGAAGTCAATTTCGAGCAGGGCACGCCGGTGGGTTTGAACGGTAAGCGGATGGACGGGATCTCGATCCTCACCAGACTCAACGAGCTGGGCGGCAAGCACGGCGTCGGCCAGGTCGACCTGGTGGAAAACCGGCTGGTCGGCATGAAATCGCGGGGCGTGTATGAGACTCCCGGCGGAACGATTCTGTATGAGGCCCGCAGGGCTTTGGAAGGCATCTGCCTGGACCGCGAGACGCTGCATTACAAGGAGATCGTGTCGCACCGGTATGCTGAACTGGTCTACTACGGTCAGTGGTACAGTCCGCTGAGACACGCCCTCGACGCTTTCTTCACGCAGGTCAACAAGCCGCTGACCGGCACCGCCCGGATCAAGCTCTACAAGGGCAACTGCCGTGCGGTTGGAACCAAGAGCCCCCGTTCGCTGTTCATCCCGGCGCTGGCCAGCTTCACCATGGGCGCCGAGTATGACTCGACCGACGCCATCGGCTTCATTCGCCTGTTCGGCCTGCCGATGAAAGTCAACGGCATCGTCCGGCGTCAAGCGGCCCGCGCCAGCAGAGCCCGCGCCGCTCGGAAGAAAAAGTAA
- a CDS encoding 2-isopropylmalate synthase: MSTSQEESGDGQSMIRIFDTTLRDGEQSPGASLNTAQKLEIARALERLNVDIIEAGFPITSPDDFEAVQAVSGIVRGCSVAGLARCTEKDIVRAAEAVKEAARPRIHVFCATSAIHRQYKLKRAEAEIIKLSVEGVKLAKSFVEDVEFSPEDASRTELPFLAEVVEATIEAGATTVNIPDTVGYSTPDHFTNIIEYLMTHVKSIKKAVISVHCHNDLGLAVANSLAAVKAGARQVECTINGLGERAGNASLEEVVMAIKTRADVYKARTRINTKMIYPTSRLVASLTGIHVQRNKAIVGQNAFAHEAGIHQHGVLAHRETYEIMNPQDVGIPESKLVLGKHSGRHALRDRLLQLGIELDDKQLDMVFEQFKTLADRKKEVFDEDIEAIVGQLFEEAEAMRTWELVSLQTMGGTGVTPTATVQLRSLADDKTYLDAATGDGPIDAAFSCITRLTGVEAKLQEFDLRAVTGGKEAQGEANLELVCNGKTYRGRGRSTDIIEASVLAFVNAINRAVAGRRKSGASPEK; the protein is encoded by the coding sequence ATGTCCACATCACAGGAAGAGTCGGGCGACGGTCAATCCATGATTCGTATCTTCGATACGACGCTGCGGGACGGCGAGCAGTCCCCCGGAGCGTCTCTGAACACCGCGCAGAAACTGGAAATCGCCCGGGCACTCGAACGGCTGAACGTGGACATCATCGAGGCAGGCTTTCCGATCACCTCGCCGGATGACTTCGAGGCGGTGCAGGCCGTCTCGGGAATTGTCAGAGGCTGCAGCGTGGCCGGGTTGGCCCGCTGTACGGAAAAAGACATTGTCCGCGCCGCCGAGGCGGTGAAGGAAGCGGCCAGACCGCGGATTCACGTGTTCTGCGCCACCTCGGCCATCCACCGGCAATACAAGCTCAAGCGGGCCGAGGCCGAGATCATCAAGCTCAGCGTCGAGGGGGTTAAGTTGGCCAAGAGCTTTGTCGAAGACGTGGAATTCTCACCGGAGGATGCCTCTCGTACCGAGTTGCCGTTCCTGGCGGAAGTGGTTGAAGCGACGATCGAGGCCGGAGCGACAACCGTGAACATCCCCGACACGGTCGGCTACTCCACGCCCGATCACTTCACGAACATCATCGAGTACCTGATGACCCACGTGAAGAGCATCAAGAAGGCCGTCATCAGCGTGCACTGCCATAACGACCTGGGGCTGGCGGTGGCCAATTCGTTGGCGGCGGTGAAAGCCGGAGCCCGCCAGGTAGAGTGCACCATCAACGGCCTGGGCGAGCGGGCGGGCAACGCCTCGCTGGAAGAGGTGGTTATGGCCATCAAGACCCGAGCCGACGTGTACAAGGCGCGAACGCGGATCAATACGAAGATGATCTATCCGACCTCGCGTCTGGTCGCCTCGCTCACCGGCATCCACGTCCAGCGCAACAAGGCGATCGTGGGGCAAAACGCGTTCGCTCATGAGGCCGGCATCCACCAGCACGGCGTGCTGGCACATCGCGAGACCTACGAAATCATGAACCCGCAGGACGTGGGGATTCCCGAGTCCAAGCTGGTGTTGGGCAAGCACTCGGGCCGGCACGCCCTCCGCGACCGGCTGCTGCAACTGGGGATCGAACTGGACGACAAGCAGCTCGATATGGTCTTTGAGCAGTTCAAGACGCTGGCCGATCGGAAGAAGGAGGTCTTCGACGAAGACATCGAAGCGATCGTCGGCCAGTTGTTCGAGGAAGCCGAGGCCATGCGCACCTGGGAGTTGGTCAGCCTCCAGACGATGGGCGGGACGGGCGTCACTCCGACGGCCACGGTGCAATTGAGGAGCCTGGCCGACGACAAGACATACCTGGACGCGGCGACCGGCGACGGACCGATCGATGCCGCTTTCTCCTGCATCACGCGCCTGACCGGCGTCGAGGCCAAACTCCAGGAGTTCGACTTGCGAGCCGTGACCGGCGGCAAGGAGGCTCAGGGCGAGGCCAATCTGGAGTTGGTGTGCAACGGCAAGACTTATCGCGGCCGTGGGCGGTCGACGGATATCATCGAGGCGAGCGTTCTGGCCTTTGTGAATGCGATCAATCGGGCGGTCGCGGGTCGCAGAAAAAGCGGCGCCTCACCCGAGAAATGA
- a CDS encoding beta-propeller domain-containing protein, whose translation MRRYSLLIAIGFLFSLSGANCLDFLNNKPRVAGLKGFSSGEELRSYFASQASNSMRNNYRNPFPIFWGGFPMAPTDMATGGDAANGAEGGGADRGDDYSGTNIQEAGVDESDLVKNDGDYIYVLDESTVHIASVSPLAEAASIKLDSYGDSLYLYGNKLIALSQEYTYYPMPLLMDSSVRFGAARESLAETGEGSEEPPGEGSDASEGEGDCTTSGDDSGASCDDGDDSSDDLDEDDIVGGPWNDGSQVLVTIIDVTDPANPAVEAKIRLEGSLASSRMIESKLHVVLTTTPRLPYDITFRELDEITLEEWLPDYEIENASGGKQSGDIVGWENVFRPLDEQGYGLTTVVTLDVNDPTGEPVSTSIVADAGTIYASTEALYVTDTEYGWSGFWEITRTDTEIHKFRFTETGTEYAASGLVPGRPLNQYSLGEYQDYLRIATTEDDFSGNGNGTTNNVYVLGQQGDALNIVGSVENIGRGETIYSARFIGERGFVVTFRRTDPLFVIDLSEPTSPQMKGELICPGYSDHIQLLDENHLLTIGKDAEPDGDWAWVKGVQLSVFDVSDMEHPQLQYRERIGGRGTNSEANYNPKAFNLWKPQGEDYGLLAFPIDVYDEGTSGNPWSYGDWKFSGLMVYRVSVANGFEYLGGISSVDTSQVNGCYWGYYGGYTRGVFIRDSVFSVTPNGVKAAAIGEVSTITAEVEFAGADPPYDYCGGWVEPMIMVPDEAVDLR comes from the coding sequence ATGCGACGCTATTCACTGCTGATTGCGATTGGGTTCTTGTTCTCGCTCAGTGGCGCCAATTGCCTGGACTTTCTGAATAACAAGCCTCGTGTGGCCGGCCTCAAGGGTTTCTCGTCGGGCGAAGAGCTCAGGAGCTACTTCGCCAGTCAAGCGAGCAACTCCATGAGAAACAATTACCGCAACCCATTCCCGATCTTCTGGGGCGGTTTTCCGATGGCTCCCACGGATATGGCGACCGGTGGCGACGCCGCAAACGGAGCCGAGGGCGGCGGGGCTGATCGAGGCGATGATTATTCCGGAACCAACATCCAGGAGGCCGGCGTGGATGAGAGCGATCTGGTGAAGAACGACGGGGATTACATCTACGTACTCGACGAGAGCACGGTGCACATCGCTTCCGTTTCGCCCCTGGCCGAGGCAGCCAGCATCAAGCTCGACTCTTATGGAGACTCGCTCTATCTCTATGGGAACAAGCTGATCGCCTTATCGCAGGAATACACGTACTATCCCATGCCGCTTTTGATGGATTCGTCGGTTCGCTTCGGTGCCGCCAGAGAGTCCCTTGCTGAGACCGGAGAAGGTTCGGAAGAGCCGCCGGGCGAAGGCAGCGACGCCTCGGAGGGAGAAGGCGACTGCACGACATCCGGAGATGATAGCGGCGCAAGCTGCGATGACGGGGATGACTCCTCAGATGATCTCGACGAGGACGATATTGTCGGCGGCCCATGGAACGACGGAAGCCAGGTGCTGGTGACGATCATCGACGTGACCGACCCGGCCAACCCCGCCGTGGAAGCCAAGATTCGACTGGAAGGTTCGCTGGCCTCCAGCCGCATGATCGAGAGCAAGCTGCACGTTGTTCTGACCACCACGCCGCGGCTTCCGTACGACATTACCTTCAGGGAGTTAGACGAAATCACCCTGGAAGAGTGGTTGCCGGATTACGAGATTGAAAACGCCTCGGGGGGCAAGCAGTCGGGCGACATCGTCGGCTGGGAAAACGTTTTCCGTCCGCTGGACGAACAAGGATACGGCCTCACCACCGTGGTTACGCTGGACGTCAACGACCCGACGGGCGAGCCGGTATCGACCAGCATCGTCGCCGATGCAGGAACGATCTACGCGAGCACCGAGGCGCTTTACGTAACGGACACCGAATACGGCTGGTCCGGCTTCTGGGAAATCACGCGAACCGATACCGAGATCCACAAGTTCCGCTTCACCGAGACGGGCACCGAGTACGCGGCCAGCGGGCTGGTACCGGGGCGTCCCCTGAATCAGTACTCGCTCGGCGAATACCAGGACTACCTTCGCATCGCGACGACCGAGGATGACTTCAGCGGCAACGGGAACGGCACGACCAACAACGTGTACGTACTCGGCCAACAGGGGGACGCATTGAACATCGTCGGCAGCGTGGAGAACATCGGCCGGGGCGAAACGATCTACTCTGCCCGGTTCATCGGCGAGCGGGGCTTCGTGGTCACGTTCCGGCGGACCGACCCGCTGTTCGTCATCGACCTGAGCGAACCGACGTCGCCGCAAATGAAGGGTGAACTGATCTGTCCGGGATACTCGGATCACATTCAGTTGCTGGATGAGAACCACCTGCTGACCATCGGCAAGGACGCCGAGCCTGACGGCGATTGGGCGTGGGTCAAGGGCGTGCAACTCTCGGTCTTCGACGTGAGCGACATGGAGCATCCACAGTTACAGTACCGCGAGAGGATCGGCGGCCGGGGAACCAACAGCGAAGCGAACTACAACCCGAAAGCGTTCAATCTGTGGAAGCCTCAAGGCGAGGATTACGGTTTGTTGGCGTTTCCGATCGACGTGTACGACGAAGGCACGTCGGGCAACCCCTGGTCCTATGGTGATTGGAAGTTCAGCGGGTTGATGGTCTATCGTGTGAGCGTGGCAAACGGCTTCGAGTATCTAGGCGGCATTTCCTCTGTTGATACTTCCCAGGTGAACGGCTGCTACTGGGGCTATTACGGCGGTTATACCCGGGGCGTGTTCATCAGGGATAGCGTCTTTTCGGTCACCCCGAATGGGGTGAAAGCCGCCGCGATCGGCGAGGTGTCCACGATTACGGCCGAGGTTGAGTTTGCCGGGGCCGATCCACCCTACGACTACTGCGGGGGCTGGGTCGAGCCGATGATCATGGTCCCCGACGAGGCGGTTGATCTGCGATAA